A window of the Herpetosiphon gulosus genome harbors these coding sequences:
- a CDS encoding class I SAM-dependent methyltransferase, whose amino-acid sequence MYNDYATIYRQAGQSWLSLHMLNWLLAWLEQQAWCGSSVLDLGCGTGDAAVALALQGYQVTAIDRSEAMLAQARLHGELQHATVNWQQADLTTWQAGAGYDLIISLFDTLNYVLEPTQLGALFQQIARSLKPQGWLVFDLNTPLLYATWPECNHVIVDRDDLYIYNVLDFDDEAQIGIGRIVWFQRQAEAWQRGSETHLQAAYSDQQIVELLAEAGLSVVARLNRDGEQADLVQATRVVYLVQASDVHNHSAAIPPILD is encoded by the coding sequence ATGTACAACGATTATGCAACAATTTACCGTCAAGCTGGCCAGAGTTGGCTCAGCTTACACATGCTCAATTGGCTTTTGGCTTGGCTTGAACAGCAGGCTTGGTGTGGTAGCTCGGTGCTCGATCTTGGTTGTGGCACAGGCGATGCAGCGGTGGCTTTGGCCCTACAAGGCTATCAGGTCACCGCAATCGATCGCTCAGAAGCGATGTTAGCCCAAGCTCGCTTGCATGGCGAGTTGCAACACGCTACAGTCAATTGGCAACAGGCTGATTTAACCACATGGCAGGCTGGCGCAGGCTACGATTTAATTATCAGCCTGTTTGATACATTAAATTATGTGCTTGAGCCAACCCAGTTAGGCGCTCTGTTTCAGCAAATTGCCCGCTCGCTCAAACCACAGGGCTGGTTGGTATTCGATCTGAATACGCCATTGTTGTATGCGACTTGGCCGGAGTGCAACCACGTAATCGTTGATCGCGATGATTTATATATCTACAATGTGCTGGATTTTGATGATGAAGCGCAGATTGGCATCGGAAGAATTGTCTGGTTTCAGCGCCAAGCTGAGGCCTGGCAACGTGGCAGTGAAACCCATTTGCAAGCAGCCTATAGCGATCAGCAGATTGTTGAATTATTGGCGGAGGCTGGTTTAAGCGTGGTTGCTCGCTTGAATCGTGATGGTGAGCAGGCTGATTTAGTTCAAGCAACGCGGGTAGTGTATTTAGTGCAAGCAAGTGATGTGCATAACCACAGCGCTGCAATACCCCCGATTCTGGATTAG
- the hisC gene encoding histidinol-phosphate transaminase: MADVTQFVRPDIAALEAYTPIQPFDVLSEQLGIPIEQIIKLDANENPYGPAPSVTEALRNCPFYAIYPDPDQTRLRRAISPFIGQPIERILCGNGSDEIIDLLMRVLVQPNDVVIACPPTFGMYSFNTGVVGGRFVAVPRDTNFDVDIEALADAVLEHQAKMVFLPSPNNPTGNLLAREHVLRLLKLPTMLVLDEAYAEFSSGSVADLVGQHPNLVVLRTFSKWAGLAGLRLGYGLIPEWLITHLWKIKQPYNTNVAAEVAVLQSLAETEALNARAKIMVAERERLFAALQTIDGLTPFPSQANFILCRVERGDAAQLKADLAKRGILLRYYRNPELANCIRVSIGLPEHHDALLAALADLGYR; this comes from the coding sequence ATGGCTGATGTAACCCAGTTTGTGCGGCCTGATATTGCGGCGCTCGAAGCCTATACCCCAATTCAACCATTCGATGTGCTTAGCGAACAATTGGGCATTCCGATTGAGCAGATTATTAAACTTGATGCCAATGAAAATCCTTACGGGCCAGCGCCCAGCGTCACCGAAGCACTGCGCAATTGCCCGTTTTATGCAATTTATCCCGACCCTGATCAAACCCGTTTGCGGCGAGCAATTAGCCCATTTATTGGCCAGCCGATTGAACGGATTTTATGTGGCAATGGCTCAGATGAAATTATCGATCTGTTGATGCGGGTGCTGGTGCAGCCCAACGATGTGGTGATTGCCTGCCCACCAACCTTTGGTATGTATAGCTTCAATACTGGCGTGGTTGGCGGGCGGTTTGTGGCAGTGCCACGTGATACCAACTTTGATGTTGATATTGAGGCGCTGGCCGATGCGGTGCTGGAGCATCAGGCGAAAATGGTATTTTTGCCCTCGCCCAACAATCCAACTGGCAACCTTTTAGCCCGTGAACACGTCCTACGGCTATTGAAATTGCCAACAATGCTCGTGTTGGACGAAGCCTACGCCGAGTTTAGTTCGGGGAGTGTCGCCGATTTGGTTGGGCAACATCCCAATTTGGTCGTGTTACGCACCTTTTCCAAATGGGCTGGTTTAGCAGGGTTGCGCTTGGGCTATGGGCTAATTCCCGAGTGGTTAATTACCCACTTGTGGAAAATCAAGCAGCCCTACAATACCAATGTCGCAGCCGAAGTCGCGGTGTTGCAATCGTTGGCCGAAACCGAGGCACTTAACGCCCGCGCCAAGATTATGGTTGCTGAGCGAGAACGTCTATTTGCTGCCTTGCAAACAATCGACGGCCTTACGCCATTTCCATCGCAGGCAAATTTTATTCTGTGTCGGGTTGAGCGTGGCGATGCCGCCCAACTCAAAGCCGACCTTGCCAAACGGGGAATTTTGCTGCGTTACTATCGCAACCCAGAGCTTGCCAATTGTATTCGGGTGAGTATTGGCCTACCAGAACATCATGATGCCTTGCTTGCAGCGTTAGCCGATTTGGGTTATCGCTAA
- a CDS encoding ATP-binding protein — protein sequence MQLHARGGLALNQLIRLVYLMAIAVGVLGLGLIGYGLWLARFDWWHWFLISLGALWLLLQIGLIVMLQRKRRAIQQLTAVVDVLATADLSVRAPNLGTDELGELAQSINLAAEHFTNLLDTQRRETQRERAILAAIDDGVIVCDQLGQIILLNTAAYNIIAMAEAERLQTNHEQPNLSLRFYAALEAVQPALDQALGRPHIKPAERVCFAGRTYRLSANPIWIDDRRIGAVAILQDISARVESERLRSDFMALAAHELRSPLTSIRGFADMLLWSNPEHFSAEEISYIEGIGRNIQRLTELMNDVVDLARLEIQRNEHTPQPVDLRQVLSAVLDEFRPRAERKKLQLDCLLPNELPLLSLDPLHIRQISHHLISNAIKYTPEHGQIQLEVQQRIDDVLVVVRDTGIGISLREQPRIFGRFFRNDNPLSRAAGGTGLGLSIAKALVEMNHGSIYFESIEEEGTTFYVAFPLALACEPLPHNPATLVDAA from the coding sequence ATGCAGTTGCACGCACGCGGTGGGTTGGCGCTCAATCAGCTAATTCGGTTGGTCTATCTGATGGCAATCGCCGTTGGGGTCTTGGGGCTTGGTTTAATTGGCTATGGCCTTTGGCTGGCACGTTTCGATTGGTGGCATTGGTTTTTAATCAGCCTTGGGGCATTATGGCTGCTGTTGCAAATTGGCTTAATCGTCATGCTCCAACGTAAACGCCGCGCAATTCAGCAATTAACTGCCGTCGTCGATGTGCTAGCAACCGCCGATTTAAGTGTGCGAGCACCCAATTTAGGCACTGATGAGTTGGGCGAATTGGCGCAATCGATCAATTTGGCCGCCGAGCATTTTACCAACTTGCTCGATACCCAGCGCCGCGAAACCCAGCGCGAACGGGCAATTTTGGCGGCAATCGACGATGGCGTGATCGTCTGTGATCAGCTTGGTCAAATTATTTTGCTCAATACTGCTGCCTACAACATTATTGCCATGGCCGAAGCTGAACGCCTGCAAACCAACCACGAACAGCCCAACTTGAGTTTGCGCTTTTATGCCGCACTCGAAGCCGTGCAACCAGCCTTGGATCAAGCGCTTGGTCGCCCACATATCAAGCCTGCCGAACGCGTCTGTTTTGCTGGTCGCACCTATCGCCTCAGTGCCAACCCAATCTGGATTGACGATCGACGGATTGGGGCGGTGGCAATTTTGCAAGATATTAGTGCCCGCGTCGAGAGCGAACGCTTGCGCAGCGATTTTATGGCTTTGGCTGCCCATGAATTGCGTTCGCCGTTGACTAGCATTCGTGGCTTTGCCGATATGCTGCTGTGGAGCAACCCCGAGCATTTTAGTGCCGAAGAAATTAGCTATATCGAAGGCATTGGGCGCAACATCCAACGACTGACCGAGTTGATGAACGATGTGGTTGATTTGGCGCGGCTGGAAATCCAACGCAATGAGCATACGCCGCAGCCAGTTGATTTGCGCCAGGTATTGAGCGCAGTGCTTGATGAATTTCGGCCACGCGCTGAGCGTAAAAAATTGCAATTAGATTGTTTATTGCCGAATGAATTACCGCTGTTGAGCCTTGACCCGCTGCATATTCGCCAAATTAGCCACCACCTGATTAGCAATGCGATCAAATATACCCCTGAACATGGCCAGATTCAACTTGAAGTGCAGCAACGGATCGATGATGTGTTAGTGGTGGTACGCGACACCGGAATTGGAATTTCGCTACGCGAGCAGCCGCGCATTTTTGGGCGCTTTTTTCGCAACGATAATCCACTTTCACGCGCCGCAGGTGGCACAGGCTTAGGCTTATCGATCGCCAAAGCCTTGGTTGAAATGAATCATGGCTCAATCTATTTTGAGAGTATAGAGGAAGAAGGCACAACCTTTTATGTGGCGTTTCCGTTGGCCTTGGCTTGCGAACCCTTGCCCCACAACCCAGCCACCTTGGTCGATGCAGCCTAG
- a CDS encoding protein kinase — protein sequence MLKSGTIIQDRYTIVRPLGSGGFGAVFLATDGRLGQRNVAIKYFATAHMRPDELDSLAHLFQQEAHTLASLSHPNLAPVLDYFAVDDGWMLVMGYVPGESLSALQKRLNGPFGEQQVIDWAIELCHVLEYLHNQRPPLIFRDLKPANIMRTPEGKVILIDFGIVRRFKEGQHQDTIQIGTPGYAPPEQYGGQTEPRSDLYSLGSTMYVLLTNERVTSGLRLPPVSQSVEWVSPGLDDLITQLTSLHIDQRPASAAAVRAELERIRDTPIVPIADPFAIVPQAAPYRNAEAPTRVNPQVQQQQSYEQASVTPQPIQATPQPEFSPRKAQIWPWLLLLVLLFGGGGAGWWYLNRSTTPDQPLIVPTLPSALPDSAEGDLIISSREGNSGAYNLLSLDIPTGSVSAVVPHHDDNAIASRRRSDGRVAYSHGVDGLEQIFTISANGSDEQQLTSAPGESRAPRWSPDGSKIAFESDRDRSNNNSFDIYIIDADGSNVQRVTAEGGWQGGPAWSPDGTKLAFHSQTSGLYEIVVLDLTTNKQYLLASVDDSAFWADWSPDGQTIAFMTGDNDSRTKIYTVPTSGGEPRELTNLGTGKNRWPRWSPDGRYLAFESYRNDHWGIYLQHLATGKVEALSDGTRHDRWPSW from the coding sequence ATGTTGAAAAGTGGCACAATTATTCAGGATCGCTACACGATTGTGCGGCCCTTAGGCAGCGGCGGCTTTGGGGCGGTCTTTTTGGCCACCGATGGTCGTTTGGGCCAGCGCAATGTGGCGATCAAGTATTTTGCTACTGCCCATATGCGCCCCGATGAACTCGATTCGTTGGCGCATTTGTTTCAGCAAGAAGCTCATACCTTGGCTAGTTTGAGCCACCCCAATCTCGCTCCGGTGCTCGATTATTTCGCGGTTGATGATGGTTGGATGTTGGTGATGGGCTATGTGCCGGGCGAGTCGTTATCGGCCTTGCAAAAACGGCTCAACGGCCCCTTCGGTGAGCAACAGGTGATCGATTGGGCGATTGAGTTGTGCCATGTGTTGGAATATTTGCATAACCAACGCCCGCCGCTAATTTTCCGCGATCTCAAGCCTGCCAATATTATGCGCACTCCCGAAGGCAAAGTTATTTTGATCGATTTTGGGATTGTGCGGCGCTTCAAAGAGGGCCAGCATCAAGATACGATTCAAATTGGTACGCCGGGCTATGCGCCACCTGAGCAATATGGCGGCCAAACCGAGCCGCGCTCCGATTTATATAGCCTTGGCTCGACGATGTATGTGCTGTTGACCAACGAGCGCGTGACCAGTGGTTTGCGGTTGCCGCCAGTTAGTCAAAGTGTTGAGTGGGTTTCGCCAGGGCTTGATGATTTGATTACCCAGTTGACTTCGCTGCATATTGATCAACGACCTGCTTCGGCTGCCGCTGTGCGTGCCGAATTGGAGCGGATTCGCGATACGCCAATTGTACCAATCGCCGATCCATTTGCGATTGTGCCGCAAGCTGCACCCTACCGCAATGCCGAAGCGCCAACGCGGGTCAATCCACAGGTGCAACAACAGCAGAGTTATGAGCAGGCTAGCGTTACGCCCCAGCCAATTCAAGCAACTCCACAGCCTGAGTTTAGCCCACGCAAAGCTCAAATTTGGCCATGGCTGTTGCTGCTTGTGCTGTTGTTTGGTGGTGGCGGGGCAGGCTGGTGGTATCTAAATCGCTCAACCACGCCAGATCAACCGCTCATTGTGCCAACCTTGCCTAGTGCTTTGCCTGATAGTGCTGAGGGCGATTTGATTATATCCTCGCGCGAAGGCAACAGTGGAGCCTACAATTTGCTCAGTTTGGATATTCCGACAGGTTCGGTGAGCGCAGTTGTGCCGCATCACGATGATAATGCCATTGCCTCGCGGCGACGGAGTGATGGCCGTGTGGCCTATTCGCATGGGGTTGATGGGCTAGAGCAAATTTTTACGATTAGCGCTAATGGCAGCGATGAGCAGCAATTGACCAGCGCCCCAGGCGAAAGCCGTGCCCCGCGTTGGTCGCCTGATGGTAGCAAAATTGCCTTCGAAAGCGACCGCGATCGCAGCAATAACAATAGTTTTGATATTTATATTATAGATGCCGATGGCTCGAATGTGCAGCGGGTGACGGCGGAAGGTGGTTGGCAAGGCGGCCCCGCCTGGTCGCCCGATGGCACAAAGCTGGCGTTTCATAGCCAAACCAGCGGCCTCTATGAAATTGTGGTGCTCGATTTAACCACCAACAAGCAATATTTGTTGGCCAGCGTCGATGATAGCGCTTTTTGGGCCGATTGGTCGCCCGATGGTCAGACGATTGCCTTTATGACTGGCGATAACGATAGCCGCACCAAAATTTACACCGTACCAACCAGCGGCGGCGAACCACGTGAGCTAACCAACCTTGGCACTGGCAAAAACCGTTGGCCACGTTGGTCGCCTGATGGGCGTTATTTGGCCTTTGAAAGCTATCGCAACGATCATTGGGGCATTTATCTGCAACATTTGGCAACTGGCAAAGTTGAAGCACTCTCCGATGGCACGCGCCACGATCGCTGGCCGTCATGGTAA
- a CDS encoding Asp23/Gls24 family envelope stress response protein produces MPQQQSIVRSVRSNRHTTTIDIGVIGQIVQSVSGSIEGIYETQLESAELVAEGRAENEPKSSEEPQTRFDERASIVLHLKLIPFINEALPPIVNALRKRVIESIQQYTELNVHAVHIHIAGLWYR; encoded by the coding sequence ATGCCTCAACAACAATCGATTGTTCGCTCGGTGCGCAGTAATCGCCATACAACCACGATCGATATTGGTGTGATCGGTCAAATTGTTCAGTCGGTCAGCGGTTCGATTGAAGGCATTTATGAAACTCAACTCGAAAGCGCTGAGCTTGTGGCTGAAGGTCGGGCCGAAAACGAGCCAAAATCGAGCGAAGAGCCGCAAACTCGCTTTGATGAGCGAGCGAGCATTGTCTTGCATCTCAAATTAATTCCGTTTATCAATGAAGCATTGCCTCCAATCGTCAATGCGTTGCGCAAACGGGTGATCGAAAGCATTCAGCAATATACCGAGCTGAATGTTCACGCCGTGCATATTCATATTGCTGGTTTGTGGTATCGCTAA
- a CDS encoding protein kinase has protein sequence MRERYRFVEQLGKGGFATVWLAYDQQIGGLCAVKQSIAAEPEVAEMLEAEATILAGLAHPSLPRIRDHFVHEGRACVVMDYIEGVDLSVLLATEHDGIAPKRVVEWAQQLCTAVQYIHTLPQPVLHRDIKPSNIKLTPDGRLVLIDFGIARDLKVSSLGLRRAVTAGYSPPEQYRGQTDARSDIYALAATIYALLTGRAPLAAPARLIGESLPAPSALRPSLPSALDQPLLRGLALEPADRQQSAGQLALELMTAWRSVQPASPKLPNIRTKPLIQTRTWRHWLGLGLVGSLSLGGFSATIWSLLNQQNSAEASPNWQTYFPALLNNSATSAPLLTPTPVPTSTPAPTATPAPTSTIQPLIAGLTGYFFVGMREDDGDYQIYRIPAMGGEPQQLTTLGSNYGGVVSPDGHQIAFTSERDGREQVYVMKVDGSDQRRVTNDPGRCEYPSWSPDGKQLAYAHRRLDDLKENSSTIYIQALDQPEGQQLTKMWGTMPTWGQQGIVFTSRDIVENIEQLGLAIIQPDGSNLKIINPTRDRDEHYAEWSPDGKYIAYVAGDSQRTITRQIWVMNADGSNPHPLTKGLGGVTQPRWSPDGKWIVFLAKWGMPDDLQNNRPRFNVWVVSTEGGPAKPFTISEANKFGLGWGPR, from the coding sequence ATGCGCGAACGTTATCGGTTTGTCGAACAACTTGGGAAAGGTGGTTTTGCTACCGTTTGGCTCGCCTACGATCAACAGATCGGCGGGCTATGTGCGGTTAAGCAAAGTATTGCCGCCGAACCAGAAGTTGCTGAGATGCTCGAAGCCGAAGCCACGATTTTAGCTGGCTTGGCGCACCCCTCATTGCCGCGTATTCGCGATCACTTTGTGCACGAAGGGCGTGCCTGTGTTGTGATGGATTATATCGAGGGCGTTGACCTGAGTGTGCTGCTGGCAACCGAGCACGATGGGATTGCGCCCAAGCGGGTGGTTGAATGGGCACAACAATTGTGCACTGCGGTGCAATATATTCACACCCTGCCTCAACCTGTGCTACACCGTGATATCAAGCCATCGAATATCAAGCTCACGCCCGATGGTCGCTTAGTCTTGATTGATTTTGGGATTGCGCGTGATCTTAAGGTTTCGAGCTTGGGTTTGCGGCGGGCGGTGACTGCTGGTTACTCGCCGCCAGAGCAATATCGTGGCCAAACTGATGCCCGTTCGGATATTTATGCTCTAGCAGCAACGATTTACGCCTTACTGACTGGGCGTGCGCCGCTGGCAGCTCCCGCCCGCTTGATTGGCGAAAGCTTGCCTGCACCATCGGCCTTGCGCCCCAGTTTGCCCAGCGCTTTAGATCAGCCGTTGTTGCGCGGTCTGGCCTTGGAGCCAGCAGATCGTCAGCAATCGGCAGGTCAGTTGGCCTTAGAATTGATGACTGCTTGGCGTTCGGTGCAGCCAGCTAGCCCCAAATTGCCCAATATTCGCACAAAACCGTTGATTCAAACCCGAACTTGGCGGCATTGGCTGGGGCTGGGTTTGGTTGGCAGCCTTAGTTTGGGTGGTTTTAGTGCAACGATTTGGAGCTTGCTCAATCAGCAAAATTCGGCTGAGGCCTCGCCCAATTGGCAAACCTATTTTCCAGCCTTGTTGAATAATAGTGCAACTTCGGCTCCGTTGCTCACGCCAACCCCAGTGCCAACCAGCACACCCGCGCCAACTGCTACGCCCGCCCCAACTTCGACTATCCAGCCCTTGATTGCTGGATTAACTGGCTATTTCTTTGTGGGCATGCGCGAAGATGATGGCGATTATCAAATTTATCGGATTCCGGCGATGGGCGGCGAACCCCAGCAATTGACCACGCTTGGCTCAAATTATGGAGGAGTCGTGTCGCCCGATGGCCATCAAATCGCCTTTACCTCCGAGCGCGATGGCCGTGAGCAAGTCTATGTGATGAAGGTTGATGGTAGCGATCAACGGCGTGTGACCAATGACCCTGGGCGTTGCGAATACCCAAGTTGGTCGCCTGATGGCAAACAGTTGGCCTATGCCCATCGGCGGCTTGATGATTTGAAGGAAAATAGTTCAACCATCTACATCCAAGCGCTTGATCAACCTGAGGGCCAGCAATTAACTAAAATGTGGGGCACAATGCCAACTTGGGGCCAGCAAGGGATTGTGTTCACCAGCCGCGATATTGTTGAGAATATCGAGCAACTTGGTTTGGCAATTATTCAGCCTGATGGCAGCAACTTGAAAATTATCAACCCAACCCGCGACCGTGACGAACATTATGCCGAATGGTCGCCTGATGGTAAATATATTGCCTATGTGGCTGGCGATAGTCAGCGCACAATCACCCGCCAAATTTGGGTGATGAACGCCGATGGCTCCAATCCGCACCCGCTGACCAAGGGGCTTGGTGGGGTAACTCAGCCGCGTTGGTCGCCCGATGGCAAATGGATTGTCTTTTTGGCTAAGTGGGGCATGCCCGACGATTTGCAAAATAATCGCCCGCGCTTCAATGTGTGGGTTGTCTCGACCGAGGGCGGGCCAGCCAAGCCCTTTACAATCTCCGAGGCCAATAAATTTGGGCTAGGTTGGGGGCCACGCTAG
- a CDS encoding zinc ribbon domain-containing protein, with translation MIACPVCNATNQTGALFCEMCGHRLPTVAAAVTPPRPVAGGVQCPTCKHIATPGEAFCDECGTPLNVGVAAAPAAVPVAPAPVAPSVQPAPQPSYPAPQPIANPAPSCPSCRAAVIPGEAFCDNCGASLLAGAPAAVPAARPVAPTPVQPNYAPPVQAAPVVPAAPVYTPPAPVVPTPPVAVPVAPAAVGIQSLAGFVLVTAAGTRINLPAKAEIVVGREDAVSNNYPDVDLNPHNGLADGVGRRHARIFVRAGVVQLEDLDSTNGTTVNKQRLQARQVVNLNVGDEIRLGRCVLQWQR, from the coding sequence ATGATTGCTTGTCCTGTCTGTAATGCGACCAACCAAACAGGTGCGTTATTTTGTGAAATGTGTGGGCATCGTTTGCCAACCGTGGCAGCGGCGGTAACCCCACCGCGTCCGGTTGCAGGTGGCGTTCAATGCCCAACCTGTAAGCATATTGCTACGCCTGGCGAGGCTTTTTGTGATGAATGTGGTACGCCGTTGAATGTTGGGGTTGCCGCTGCTCCCGCTGCTGTGCCAGTTGCACCTGCACCCGTTGCGCCGAGTGTTCAGCCCGCGCCGCAGCCTAGTTATCCAGCACCACAACCAATTGCCAATCCAGCACCAAGTTGCCCAAGCTGTCGTGCAGCGGTGATTCCTGGCGAAGCCTTTTGCGATAATTGTGGTGCTTCGTTGTTGGCAGGTGCACCTGCTGCCGTACCAGCTGCTCGGCCAGTTGCGCCCACGCCTGTACAGCCAAACTATGCGCCGCCAGTCCAAGCTGCTCCGGTTGTGCCAGCAGCACCAGTTTATACACCGCCAGCGCCAGTTGTGCCAACGCCACCAGTGGCAGTACCCGTTGCTCCAGCTGCGGTTGGCATTCAATCCTTGGCTGGGTTTGTGTTGGTAACGGCGGCAGGTACACGCATCAATCTGCCAGCCAAAGCCGAGATTGTGGTTGGTCGTGAAGATGCTGTTTCGAATAATTACCCTGATGTTGATTTAAACCCGCATAATGGCTTGGCCGATGGTGTTGGTCGTCGCCATGCCCGAATTTTTGTGCGAGCTGGCGTGGTGCAACTTGAAGATTTGGATAGCACCAACGGAACGACCGTCAATAAACAACGGCTCCAAGCTCGCCAAGTAGTTAATTTAAATGTTGGCGATGAAATTCGCCTTGGACGATGTGTGTTGCAATGGCAACGCTAG
- a CDS encoding protein kinase: MSGQATFQQGRYQVRNELFRDECGVMYLAVDGKMAGREVGLRQLNDGVLDPTSLQRLAQLNQAALPSVYDLFEEHGQRYLVLEYPRGQTLADMALGPRLREGVVLAWAKQIAEGLRYLHSQGFVHGDIQPQNIVLQDGRRIKLLGGLPAGCPKNAGSRYAAPEIWSGATATPASDIYALGATLHHLLTGTDPNTQPLMAFAPPDVRRPDLSPAVSHAIVKALSQQPQQRFANIEQFVVALSQTSSTHESAGDLPVIGFTPSILPSTPADGPTQRYVPSESSPIPVPPGRGSTAQYDQAMLEQLLIPDRDVGPAPSILPKRPAQQNSRAGLIVLGVFIGLALLAGAWLLFKPKGNAFVNATQVANNGLPTVTRDEGILLSDSAKTATALAAIPPATQIPTLDVPRATADAIQTFTVATQLAFDDALEARYQRGTAYEETGQYGLALSEYDEILRQDPTYKDTQARRDRIKIFLDATATAGPQQTTIAGGTATAVAQPSPTALPATPTATPVGQIVGDSFDDSTLDPRLWAGETRDGSIQLTNGELQLAAASATCYPVVRTITDTLFPANNFSLSVTFRYSDVTALGTGFMLADAMATPCGDTDRAGTSWGGIWQDETQGLIVEFHRDQTADNELKDIRLPYSNGQIDTTEHTLTIQQRNGQQTFILDGNVLFTEQAGGQPKVLWFGNPSRTAIASPWTVLNILSVDLREEP, translated from the coding sequence ATGAGTGGACAGGCCACGTTTCAACAAGGACGCTACCAAGTACGCAACGAGCTTTTTCGCGATGAATGCGGCGTGATGTATTTGGCGGTCGATGGCAAGATGGCAGGCCGCGAAGTTGGCTTGCGCCAACTCAATGATGGTGTTTTAGATCCAACCTCGTTGCAACGTTTGGCGCAATTAAACCAAGCTGCCTTGCCCTCAGTTTATGATTTATTCGAGGAGCATGGTCAGCGCTATTTGGTGTTGGAGTATCCGCGCGGTCAAACTTTGGCCGATATGGCGCTTGGGCCGCGTTTGCGCGAGGGCGTGGTGCTAGCTTGGGCCAAGCAAATTGCCGAAGGTTTGCGCTATTTGCATAGCCAAGGCTTTGTCCATGGCGATATTCAGCCGCAAAATATCGTGCTGCAAGATGGTCGCCGAATTAAGTTGCTTGGTGGTTTGCCCGCTGGCTGCCCCAAAAATGCTGGTTCGCGCTATGCTGCGCCCGAAATTTGGAGCGGCGCGACGGCTACGCCAGCTTCAGATATTTATGCTTTGGGCGCGACGCTGCACCACTTGCTTACTGGCACTGACCCCAATACCCAGCCCTTGATGGCTTTTGCTCCGCCCGATGTGCGGCGGCCTGATCTTTCGCCAGCAGTTTCGCATGCGATTGTCAAAGCCCTGAGCCAACAACCACAACAACGCTTTGCCAATATCGAGCAATTTGTGGTGGCCTTGAGCCAAACCAGCAGCACCCACGAATCGGCGGGCGATTTGCCAGTGATCGGTTTTACGCCCTCGATTTTGCCCAGCACTCCTGCCGATGGCCCAACTCAACGCTATGTACCCTCGGAAAGCTCGCCAATTCCTGTGCCACCTGGGCGTGGCTCCACTGCTCAATACGATCAGGCGATGCTTGAGCAATTGCTGATTCCCGATCGTGACGTTGGGCCAGCACCTTCGATTTTGCCCAAACGCCCAGCCCAGCAAAATAGTCGGGCTGGGTTGATTGTGCTAGGGGTGTTTATTGGCTTAGCCTTATTAGCTGGCGCATGGCTGTTATTCAAGCCCAAGGGCAATGCTTTTGTTAATGCCACCCAGGTTGCCAACAACGGGTTGCCAACTGTCACCCGTGATGAGGGGATTTTGCTGAGCGATAGTGCCAAAACCGCCACCGCCTTAGCCGCAATTCCGCCTGCAACCCAAATTCCAACCCTCGATGTGCCACGGGCGACTGCTGATGCGATTCAAACATTCACAGTCGCAACCCAATTGGCCTTCGACGATGCGCTTGAAGCACGCTACCAACGTGGGACAGCCTACGAAGAAACTGGTCAATATGGCTTGGCGTTAAGCGAATATGACGAAATTTTGCGTCAAGATCCAACATATAAAGATACTCAGGCGCGGCGCGACCGGATTAAGATTTTTCTTGATGCGACGGCAACCGCTGGCCCGCAACAAACCACGATCGCTGGCGGCACTGCTACCGCCGTTGCTCAACCTAGCCCAACTGCCTTGCCAGCTACCCCAACTGCCACACCCGTTGGCCAAATCGTTGGCGATAGCTTCGATGACAGCACACTTGATCCACGTTTGTGGGCTGGCGAAACTCGCGATGGCTCAATTCAATTAACTAATGGCGAATTGCAACTGGCGGCGGCTAGTGCCACCTGCTATCCAGTGGTACGCACGATCACTGATACGCTATTTCCGGCGAATAACTTTAGCTTGAGCGTGACTTTCCGCTACTCCGATGTCACCGCTTTGGGCACGGGCTTTATGCTGGCTGATGCGATGGCTACGCCCTGTGGCGATACCGATCGGGCGGGTACAAGTTGGGGCGGCATTTGGCAAGACGAAACTCAAGGGCTGATCGTCGAATTCCATCGCGATCAAACCGCTGATAACGAATTAAAAGATATTCGTTTGCCCTACAGCAACGGCCAAATTGATACAACCGAACATACCTTAACCATCCAACAGCGCAACGGTCAGCAAACCTTCATTCTCGATGGCAACGTGCTGTTCACTGAACAAGCTGGCGGACAACCCAAGGTGCTTTGGTTTGGCAACCCAAGCCGCACCGCGATTGCCTCGCCGTGGACAGTGCTAAATATTCTGAGTGTTGATCTGCGCGAAGAACCATAA